The proteins below are encoded in one region of Bacteroides uniformis:
- a CDS encoding HU family DNA-binding protein, whose product MAILFDWYENPKTKDKQGEELTLHPRIKLNGSTTTNELRRHIQEYCSLTETDVLAVLDALSHFVGRELGEGRQVHLDGIGYFVPTLTCTEPVTLETKRKSTKVKLKNITFRPDKALRSEIGVLKVKPLKLRNLTKKRLTDDEVKQKVVEYLRKNEFITRSVVQSICGMTRTTATRQIRRLCEENVLVNKGLQKQPIYFLKGKE is encoded by the coding sequence ATGGCAATTTTATTTGATTGGTACGAAAACCCGAAAACGAAGGATAAACAAGGGGAAGAGCTGACCCTGCACCCCCGGATTAAACTGAACGGCTCCACAACGACCAATGAACTGCGCAGGCATATACAAGAATACTGCTCGCTGACCGAGACGGATGTACTGGCGGTACTCGATGCTTTGTCGCATTTTGTGGGACGCGAGCTGGGGGAGGGCAGGCAGGTTCATTTGGACGGCATCGGTTACTTTGTTCCTACACTGACCTGCACGGAACCGGTGACACTGGAGACAAAGCGGAAAAGTACTAAGGTAAAGTTGAAAAATATTACTTTCAGACCGGACAAGGCGCTGCGCAGTGAGATAGGAGTATTGAAGGTAAAGCCGCTGAAATTGCGGAATCTCACGAAAAAGAGGCTGACAGATGATGAGGTGAAGCAAAAAGTGGTGGAATATTTACGTAAAAATGAGTTCATCACCCGCAGTGTTGTACAGTCGATTTGCGGCATGACCCGCACGACTGCGACGCGGCAGATTCGTCGTCTTTGTGAGGAGAATGTGTTGGTGAACAAAGGGTTGCAGAAACAGCCGATTTATTTTTTGAAGGGAAAAGAGTAG
- a CDS encoding 3'-5' exonuclease, with protein MVIKRTIDKETVKDLPKAAFPGQIHVVQTPWEAEKAVAYLKSCPLLGIDSETRPSFTKGQIHKVALLQISSEEHCFLFRLNLTGLTLPVITLLENPSVTKVGLSLRDDFMMLHKRAPFEQHACIELQEYVRAFGIQDKSLQKIYAILFGEKISKSQRLSNWEAETLTEPQKLYAATDAWACLNIYNKLQELKRTGDFEIEANNNVVM; from the coding sequence ATGGTTATCAAAAGAACAATAGATAAAGAAACAGTGAAAGACCTGCCCAAAGCCGCCTTTCCGGGACAGATACATGTCGTACAGACACCATGGGAAGCGGAAAAGGCAGTCGCCTATCTGAAGTCCTGCCCGTTGCTGGGCATAGACAGCGAAACCCGTCCATCGTTCACAAAAGGACAGATACACAAGGTGGCCCTGCTACAGATTTCCTCAGAGGAACATTGCTTTCTGTTCCGCCTCAACCTGACGGGACTGACTCTGCCGGTTATCACATTGCTGGAAAACCCAAGCGTAACGAAAGTAGGCCTTTCCTTGCGGGACGACTTCATGATGCTGCACAAACGCGCGCCCTTCGAACAGCATGCCTGCATCGAATTGCAGGAATATGTCCGCGCTTTCGGCATCCAGGACAAAAGCCTGCAGAAGATATACGCCATCCTCTTCGGGGAAAAGATTTCGAAAAGCCAGCGCCTTTCCAACTGGGAAGCCGAAACCTTGACCGAACCGCAGAAACTGTATGCCGCCACCGATGCCTGGGCATGCCTCAACATCTACAACAAGCTGCAAGAACTGAAACGGACAGGAGATTTTGAGATAGAAGCCAATAATAATGTGGTAATGTGA
- the istB gene encoding IS21-like element helper ATPase IstB: METNNLTAPIAVEKDRNTLTIELMNRMKLHGMAAAFTESLTSTMAETMTIDSFLHMLLAREWDYRANAAIQRLIRGAAFRYKACLEQIDYAIPRGLDRNQMERLASLEFIRKGQNLFITGSSGTGKSFLATAMGYEACKKGIRTYYANAPKLMGTLKVAKVKGTLESELKRIERSTLLILDDLFLVNLDAKERPILLDIIEDRHGRKSIIITSQLPTDNWYDAIGDPTVADAIMDRIIHTAHRIELTGESVRKMAAYRGK; this comes from the coding sequence ATGGAAACAAATAATCTTACCGCACCGATAGCTGTCGAAAAAGACCGCAACACGTTGACAATCGAACTGATGAACCGTATGAAGCTGCACGGCATGGCCGCCGCCTTCACTGAAAGCCTAACCTCCACTATGGCAGAAACAATGACAATCGACTCTTTCCTGCACATGTTACTTGCCAGGGAATGGGACTACCGTGCCAATGCAGCCATCCAACGCCTTATACGCGGGGCGGCGTTCCGCTACAAGGCCTGCCTCGAGCAGATAGACTATGCAATCCCGCGTGGCCTTGACCGCAATCAGATGGAGCGGCTTGCATCGCTGGAGTTCATCCGCAAGGGACAGAACCTCTTCATCACAGGGTCATCCGGTACCGGGAAGAGCTTCCTTGCCACAGCAATGGGGTATGAAGCCTGCAAGAAGGGCATACGGACATATTATGCGAATGCTCCGAAACTTATGGGTACGCTTAAGGTGGCAAAAGTAAAAGGCACACTGGAATCGGAACTCAAGAGAATCGAACGGAGCACGCTGCTCATATTGGATGACCTCTTCCTTGTGAACCTTGATGCCAAGGAACGACCCATCCTGCTCGATATAATAGAGGACCGACATGGGCGCAAGTCCATCATCATCACCTCGCAACTGCCAACGGACAATTGGTATGATGCAATCGGAGACCCTACAGTAGCAGATGCCATTATGGATCGTATTATACATACGGCGCACCGGATTGAGCTGACAGGAGAAAGTGTCCGTAAAATGGCTGCATACAGAGGGAAATAA
- the trxB gene encoding thioredoxin-disulfide reductase: protein MMETEKVKCLIIGSGPAGYTAAIYAGRANLSPVLYAGLQPGGQLTTTTDVENFPGYPQGIAGPELMEDLRKQAERFGADLRYGVATAANLAEAPYKITIDDEKVIEAETLIIATGAAAKYLGLEDEKKYAGMGVSACATCDGFFYRKKTVAVVGGGDTACEEAVYLAGLAAKVYLIVRKPYLRASKIMQERVMKHDKIEVLFEHNAVGLFGENGVEGVHLVQRMGEPDEKRYDVAIDGFFLAIGHKPNSDIFKPYVDTDEVGYIVTEPGTPRTKVPGVFAAGDVADPHYRQAITAAGTGCQAAIEAERYLSAKGLI, encoded by the coding sequence ATGATGGAAACAGAAAAAGTAAAATGTCTGATTATCGGTTCGGGTCCTGCCGGCTATACTGCCGCTATTTATGCAGGCCGTGCCAATCTTTCACCGGTACTTTATGCAGGATTGCAGCCCGGTGGCCAGTTGACAACCACTACTGATGTGGAGAATTTCCCCGGTTATCCCCAAGGTATCGCTGGTCCGGAATTAATGGAAGACCTGCGGAAGCAAGCCGAACGTTTTGGTGCAGATTTGCGTTATGGAGTCGCTACTGCCGCCAATCTTGCTGAAGCACCTTACAAGATTACAATTGATGACGAAAAGGTGATTGAGGCTGAAACGCTGATTATTGCTACGGGTGCCGCAGCGAAGTATCTGGGACTGGAGGATGAAAAGAAATATGCGGGAATGGGTGTCAGCGCTTGTGCCACTTGTGACGGTTTCTTCTACCGCAAGAAAACGGTAGCTGTTGTAGGGGGTGGAGATACTGCCTGCGAGGAAGCCGTTTACCTTGCCGGACTGGCTGCCAAGGTTTATCTGATTGTCCGCAAACCTTATCTTCGCGCTTCCAAGATTATGCAGGAGCGTGTGATGAAGCATGACAAGATTGAAGTACTGTTCGAACATAATGCCGTAGGCTTGTTTGGAGAAAACGGTGTGGAAGGGGTGCATTTGGTACAGCGTATGGGTGAACCTGATGAGAAGCGCTATGATGTGGCTATTGACGGTTTCTTCCTGGCTATCGGCCATAAACCCAACTCTGATATTTTCAAACCTTATGTAGATACGGACGAAGTAGGTTATATCGTCACCGAGCCGGGAACACCGCGTACGAAAGTGCCGGGCGTATTCGCTGCCGGAGACGTTGCTGATCCTCACTATCGTCAAGCCATCACCGCTGCCGGAACCGGTTGCCAGGCAGCCATTGAAGCGGAAAGATATTTGTCTGCGAAAGGACTGATTTAG
- a CDS encoding LolA-like putative outer membrane lipoprotein chaperone codes for MVIYRMMKFDKLLLGVLLLLFAVPMSAQQPDAKNILERTAEAFRKAGGVKLAFTVNEQQGSYAGVLYLEGEKFVVETEGMKTWFDGHTQWSYVASADEVNVSEPTQEELQTLNPYAWLSLYKQGYRLKLSSVGGKQDKSVYYITMTAADKRKDPESVYLFVTKDTYRLHQVDLAPRGSKYMTTILIDSYQTGQSYPDSFFVFDKKAYPTAEVIDMR; via the coding sequence ATGGTTATTTATAGAATGATGAAATTTGATAAGCTTTTACTTGGTGTGCTATTGCTGTTGTTTGCTGTGCCGATGTCGGCACAACAACCGGATGCCAAGAATATATTGGAGCGTACAGCCGAAGCCTTTCGGAAAGCGGGAGGGGTGAAGCTGGCGTTTACCGTGAACGAACAACAAGGCTCTTATGCGGGAGTTCTCTATCTGGAAGGTGAGAAGTTTGTGGTTGAGACCGAGGGAATGAAGACTTGGTTTGACGGACATACGCAGTGGAGCTATGTGGCTTCGGCAGATGAGGTGAATGTATCGGAACCTACGCAGGAGGAATTGCAGACTCTTAATCCGTATGCTTGGTTGTCCCTCTACAAGCAGGGATACAGATTGAAGTTGAGCAGTGTCGGTGGTAAGCAAGACAAGTCTGTTTATTACATCACCATGACTGCTGCCGACAAGAGAAAAGACCCTGAAAGTGTCTATCTGTTTGTGACAAAGGATACGTATCGTCTGCATCAAGTGGACTTGGCACCACGGGGGAGTAAGTATATGACTACTATCCTTATTGATAGCTACCAGACAGGACAATCCTATCCGGATAGTTTCTTTGTCTTTGACAAAAAAGCCTATCCCACAGCTGAAGTCATCGACATGCGCTAA
- the istA gene encoding IS21 family transposase, with product MTTKIANILQCYALGMGIKQISRSFELSRNTVRRYVRLFQECGIPIKELAAMPSARIQEMFSEGVGRNREPSQRQLELEALLPEYAARLSRRGVTVKTLYEEYRETHPDGYRHASFGNYLMRYRMVTHVVGHVEHYAGDQMYIDFAGDKLEVVDSESGECRSVEVFVAILPCSHYTYCEAVWSQSRQDLIKACENALHFYGGVPMAIVPDNLKSAVTRSDRNEPVINEEFAAFAEHYGCTVYPTRVRHPKDKALVENAVKLLYRSVYADIEGLVFHSLESLNAAISESLSAFNGRRMSGRPQSRREQFEQIESDCLRPLPAIRHQMKERRSATVMRNGYVTFRLHHYSVPKEYIGKRVEIVYDADTLEIYHGLRLVTTHQRDDTPYSYTTKDAHGLPGRHGSYEKDLEQIYERAGQTDNVLLLYLRKVAELKKYPPAAFRSCRGIMALEKTFGLERLVAASACATQLRLYGYQEIRRILERGDDADFLSKDDIDDEVPVTSIHKNIRGAAYFAQLKHLNRDNNGNK from the coding sequence ATGACAACAAAGATAGCAAACATCCTCCAATGTTACGCATTGGGGATGGGGATAAAGCAGATAAGCAGGAGCTTTGAGCTTTCCCGCAACACGGTGCGCAGATATGTGCGCCTGTTTCAAGAGTGTGGTATACCGATAAAGGAGTTGGCCGCCATGCCTTCCGCTCGCATCCAGGAAATGTTCTCTGAAGGTGTTGGCCGTAACAGGGAACCGTCACAACGCCAGCTTGAGCTTGAGGCACTCCTTCCTGAGTATGCTGCCCGGCTTAGCCGCCGAGGCGTAACAGTGAAAACCCTGTACGAAGAGTACCGCGAGACCCATCCTGACGGATACAGACATGCCAGTTTCGGCAACTATCTCATGCGTTACCGTATGGTGACACATGTCGTAGGCCATGTCGAGCATTATGCCGGAGACCAGATGTATATCGACTTCGCCGGTGACAAACTGGAAGTCGTTGACAGTGAAAGCGGTGAATGTCGCAGCGTTGAAGTGTTCGTGGCCATACTTCCGTGCAGCCACTATACCTATTGTGAGGCGGTCTGGTCCCAGTCAAGACAGGACTTGATTAAGGCGTGTGAGAACGCGCTTCATTTTTACGGCGGGGTTCCGATGGCGATCGTACCAGACAACCTCAAATCGGCGGTAACCCGCAGCGACCGTAACGAGCCGGTAATCAACGAGGAGTTTGCGGCATTTGCCGAACACTACGGATGTACCGTATACCCCACACGGGTACGTCATCCAAAGGACAAGGCCTTGGTGGAGAATGCCGTGAAGCTACTTTACCGATCCGTCTACGCTGACATCGAGGGTCTTGTATTCCACTCGCTGGAGTCTCTGAATGCGGCCATATCCGAATCGCTCTCGGCCTTCAACGGACGCAGGATGAGCGGGCGTCCCCAGTCCAGACGGGAACAGTTCGAGCAGATTGAGTCCGACTGCCTCCGCCCGCTTCCCGCCATACGCCATCAGATGAAAGAGCGACGCTCCGCAACAGTAATGCGTAACGGCTATGTCACCTTCAGGCTTCACCATTACAGCGTACCGAAAGAGTATATAGGCAAACGTGTCGAGATTGTCTATGATGCGGACACGCTGGAAATATATCATGGCCTGCGTCTGGTGACCACACACCAGCGCGATGACACGCCATACTCCTATACGACCAAGGATGCCCACGGACTGCCCGGACGTCATGGAAGTTATGAAAAGGATCTGGAACAGATTTACGAACGGGCCGGCCAGACAGATAACGTCCTGCTGCTGTATCTGCGCAAGGTGGCGGAACTCAAGAAGTATCCTCCCGCGGCGTTCCGTTCATGCAGAGGCATCATGGCGTTGGAGAAGACCTTCGGGCTGGAACGGTTGGTGGCGGCAAGCGCATGCGCCACGCAACTGCGCCTATACGGATATCAGGAGATAAGGCGGATCCTTGAACGCGGGGATGATGCAGACTTCCTGTCAAAAGACGACATTGACGATGAGGTCCCCGTAACATCTATCCACAAAAACATCCGCGGAGCAGCCTACTTCGCACAATTAAAACATTTAAATAGAGACAACAATGGAAACAAATAA
- a CDS encoding class I SAM-dependent rRNA methyltransferase: MYKVYLKPNKEESLKRFHPWVFSGAIAHFDGEPEEGEVVEIYTSKKEFIAKGHFQIGSIAVRVLTFRQEEEINADFWKRKLSIAYDMRRSIGIAGNPTNNTYRLVHGEGDNLPGLVIDIYARTAVMQAHSAGMHLDRMAIADALTEVMGSQIDNIYYKSETTLPFKADLYPENGFLKGGSTDNVAMEYGLKFHIDWLKGQKTGFFVDQRENRSLLERYAKGRSVLNMFCYTGGFSVYAMRGDAKLVHSVDSSAKAIDLTNKNIELNFPGDTRHAAYAEDAFKYLDRMGDQYDLIVLDPPAFAKHRDALRNALQGYRKLNVKAFEKIKPGGILFTFSCSQAVSKENFRTAVFTAAAMSGRSVRILHQLTQPADHPVSIYHPEGEYLKGLVLYVE, translated from the coding sequence ATGTACAAAGTATACCTTAAACCCAATAAAGAGGAGTCATTAAAGCGTTTTCACCCGTGGGTGTTTTCCGGCGCCATCGCACATTTCGACGGAGAGCCCGAAGAAGGGGAAGTTGTTGAAATCTACACGTCCAAAAAGGAATTCATAGCCAAAGGGCATTTTCAGATTGGCAGTATCGCCGTACGCGTACTGACCTTCCGTCAAGAAGAAGAAATCAATGCGGACTTCTGGAAACGCAAACTCAGCATAGCATACGACATGCGCCGCAGTATCGGCATAGCCGGAAACCCGACAAACAACACCTATCGCCTGGTGCACGGGGAGGGAGACAACCTGCCGGGGCTTGTTATCGACATTTATGCCCGCACCGCAGTGATGCAGGCACATTCTGCCGGCATGCACCTCGACCGCATGGCCATTGCCGATGCCCTTACCGAAGTGATGGGCAGCCAGATTGACAATATCTATTACAAATCGGAGACGACCCTTCCCTTCAAGGCCGACCTCTATCCGGAGAATGGTTTCTTGAAAGGCGGCAGCACGGACAATGTAGCCATGGAGTACGGCCTGAAGTTCCACATCGACTGGCTGAAAGGCCAAAAAACCGGTTTCTTCGTAGACCAACGCGAGAACCGTTCGCTACTGGAACGCTATGCCAAAGGCCGCAGCGTACTGAATATGTTCTGCTATACCGGCGGCTTCTCCGTATATGCTATGCGTGGAGACGCCAAACTGGTGCATTCCGTGGACAGCTCCGCCAAAGCCATCGACTTGACCAACAAGAACATCGAACTGAACTTCCCGGGTGACACCCGCCATGCCGCCTATGCAGAAGATGCCTTCAAATACCTTGACCGCATGGGCGACCAATACGACCTGATAGTTCTTGACCCTCCTGCTTTTGCCAAGCACCGCGATGCTCTGCGCAATGCCCTGCAAGGCTACCGCAAACTGAACGTCAAGGCTTTCGAGAAAATCAAGCCCGGCGGCATCCTCTTCACATTCTCGTGTTCGCAAGCCGTCAGCAAAGAAAACTTCCGCACCGCCGTGTTCACAGCCGCTGCCATGTCCGGCCGCAGCGTACGCATCCTGCACCAACTGACGCAACCTGCCGACCACCCGGTCAGCATCTATCATCCGGAAGGGGAATACCTGAAAGGACTGGTTCTATATGTAGAATAA
- a CDS encoding FtsK/SpoIIIE family DNA translocase, with translation MAKKNSTAKDTELSLSFFGKVAALFRSETVHFVIGLVLVIFSVYLLLAFSSFFFTGAADQSIIDGGSAQELISTNNGVKNYAGSRGAQLASYLINDCFGVSSFLILVFLAVAGLKLMRVRVVRLWKWFIGCSLMLVWFSVFFGFVFVDQYKDSFLYLGGMHGYNVSNWLVSQVGVPGVWLLLLVTAICFLIYLSARTVIWLRRLFSLSFLKRKEKAESVQGETPEEFKTSWGAKEKTTAPTPEAAEPEKVLEKEEEVATEEEEDEPQNEITLDLGGSDGKVKPAKSADEDVTMTFETPVPEPVPPFREQPVEKEPAFQVEKAEEEEYVGTEKEPYNPRLDLENYHYPTIDLMKHYDDNGPTIDMVEQNANKDKIINTLRSFGIEISTIKATVGPTVTLYEITPEQGVRISKIRGLEDDIALSLSALGIRIIAPIPGKGTIGIEVPNSNPKIVSGQSIIGSKKFQESTYDLPIALGKTITNEVFMVDLCKMPHVLVAGATGQGKSVGLNAIITSLLYKKHPAELKFVLVDPKKVEFSIYSVIEHHFLAKLPDGEDAIITDVTKVVQTLNSICVEMDTRYDLLKAAHVRNIKEYNEKFINRRLNPEKGHKFMPYIVVVIDEFGDLIMTAGKDVELPIARIAQLARAVGIHMIIATQRPTTNIITGTIKANFPARIAFRVSAMVDSRTILDRPGANQLIGRGDMLFLQGADPVRVQCAFIDTPEVAEITKFIARQQSYPTAFYLPEYVDENAGGDLGDVDMGRLDPLFEDAARLVVIHQQGSTSLIQRKFAIGYNRAGRIMDQLEKAGIVGPAQGSKAREVFCIDESDLEMRLNNLQ, from the coding sequence ATGGCAAAGAAAAATTCAACAGCTAAAGATACGGAGCTGTCACTCTCGTTTTTTGGGAAAGTGGCAGCGTTATTTAGAAGTGAAACTGTTCATTTCGTTATCGGCTTGGTACTGGTAATCTTTTCGGTTTATTTGTTGCTCGCCTTTTCGTCGTTCTTTTTCACGGGAGCGGCAGACCAGAGCATCATTGACGGAGGCAGTGCGCAGGAGCTGATTTCCACCAATAATGGGGTGAAGAACTACGCCGGTAGCCGCGGTGCGCAGTTGGCCAGCTATCTGATAAATGATTGTTTCGGCGTATCGTCTTTCCTGATTCTCGTGTTCCTGGCTGTGGCGGGATTGAAGCTGATGCGGGTGCGTGTGGTGCGTTTGTGGAAGTGGTTCATCGGCTGTTCGTTGATGCTGGTGTGGTTCTCGGTATTTTTCGGTTTTGTGTTTGTAGACCAGTACAAGGACTCTTTCCTCTATCTGGGCGGTATGCACGGATACAATGTCAGCAACTGGCTTGTGTCTCAAGTCGGTGTGCCGGGAGTATGGCTGCTATTGTTGGTAACTGCCATCTGCTTCCTCATCTATCTGAGTGCACGGACTGTCATCTGGTTGCGCAGATTGTTTAGTCTCAGCTTCTTGAAGCGTAAGGAGAAGGCGGAAAGTGTGCAGGGTGAAACGCCGGAAGAGTTCAAGACCTCTTGGGGTGCAAAGGAAAAGACTACTGCTCCGACACCGGAAGCTGCGGAGCCGGAAAAGGTTCTTGAAAAGGAGGAGGAGGTTGCTACAGAGGAAGAAGAGGACGAACCGCAGAATGAAATCACCCTTGACTTGGGTGGAAGTGATGGAAAGGTAAAGCCAGCCAAGTCTGCGGATGAGGACGTTACCATGACTTTTGAGACTCCTGTACCGGAGCCGGTACCCCCTTTTCGGGAACAGCCGGTAGAGAAGGAGCCGGCATTCCAGGTTGAGAAGGCTGAAGAGGAGGAGTATGTGGGAACGGAGAAGGAGCCGTACAATCCCCGTCTGGATTTGGAAAACTATCATTACCCCACAATAGACTTGATGAAGCATTACGATGACAATGGTCCGACCATTGACATGGTAGAGCAGAACGCGAACAAGGATAAGATTATCAATACTCTGCGTAGTTTCGGTATAGAAATCAGTACCATTAAGGCGACGGTAGGTCCTACGGTGACACTGTATGAAATCACTCCCGAGCAGGGCGTCCGCATTTCGAAGATACGCGGTCTGGAAGATGATATTGCCCTCAGCCTTTCGGCGCTCGGCATCCGTATCATCGCTCCCATTCCGGGAAAGGGTACGATTGGTATCGAAGTGCCCAACTCCAATCCGAAGATTGTATCCGGTCAGAGTATTATCGGCAGCAAGAAGTTCCAGGAGTCTACTTACGACTTGCCCATCGCACTGGGTAAGACGATTACGAATGAAGTGTTTATGGTGGATTTGTGCAAGATGCCGCACGTGCTCGTTGCCGGTGCTACCGGTCAGGGTAAGTCCGTGGGGTTGAATGCCATCATCACCTCCTTATTATATAAGAAGCATCCGGCAGAGCTGAAGTTTGTGCTGGTAGACCCCAAAAAAGTAGAATTCAGCATCTACTCCGTAATTGAGCATCACTTCCTCGCGAAATTACCCGACGGGGAAGATGCCATCATTACGGACGTCACGAAGGTGGTGCAGACTTTGAACTCCATCTGTGTGGAGATGGATACTCGCTATGACTTGCTGAAAGCTGCCCATGTGCGCAATATCAAGGAGTATAACGAGAAGTTCATCAACCGTCGTCTGAATCCGGAAAAGGGGCATAAGTTCATGCCTTATATCGTAGTCGTTATCGACGAGTTCGGTGACTTGATTATGACAGCCGGTAAGGATGTGGAACTGCCCATCGCACGTATCGCCCAGTTGGCGCGTGCCGTGGGTATACATATGATTATCGCTACACAGCGACCGACAACAAATATCATTACGGGTACGATTAAGGCCAACTTCCCGGCGCGTATCGCCTTCCGTGTATCGGCAATGGTCGATTCGCGTACCATCCTCGACCGTCCGGGAGCCAACCAGCTGATAGGCCGCGGTGATATGTTATTCCTGCAGGGAGCTGACCCGGTGCGTGTGCAGTGTGCCTTTATCGATACGCCCGAAGTGGCGGAGATTACGAAGTTTATCGCCCGCCAGCAGAGTTACCCCACTGCTTTCTATCTGCCCGAATATGTGGATGAAAATGCAGGAGGTGATTTGGGGGATGTGGATATGGGACGTCTCGATCCTTTGTTCGAGGATGCAGCCCGTCTCGTTGTTATTCACCAGCAGGGTTCCACATCGCTCATTCAGCGTAAGTTTGCCATCGGTTATAATCGTGCCGGCCGCATCATGGACCAGTTGGAGAAAGCGGGGATTGTGGGACCGGCGCAAGGTAGTAAGGCGCGTGAGGTGTTCTGTATAGATGAGAGTGACCTGGAAATGCGGTTAAACAATTTGCAATAA
- a CDS encoding DUF5063 domain-containing protein, protein MKKESQVIFDRNAVEFVTVAAEFCKFLEQAEGVKRSAFVDTSLKILPLLYLKASMLPECETIGDEAPETFVTEETYEVLRMNLANILAEKDDYLDVFVSDMKYSDQPITRNISEDLADIYQDIKDFIFVFQLGFNETMNDSLAICQENFRLHWGQKLVNTLRALHEVKYAQGEDEEEETADFEY, encoded by the coding sequence ATGAAAAAAGAAAGTCAAGTGATATTCGACCGGAATGCCGTAGAGTTTGTGACCGTAGCCGCCGAGTTTTGCAAGTTTCTGGAACAAGCGGAAGGGGTGAAACGTTCCGCGTTCGTCGATACCTCCTTAAAAATACTTCCGCTGCTCTACCTGAAGGCCTCCATGCTGCCCGAGTGCGAAACCATAGGAGACGAGGCGCCGGAAACATTCGTCACCGAAGAGACCTATGAGGTACTCCGCATGAACCTCGCCAATATCCTGGCCGAGAAAGACGACTACCTGGACGTATTCGTATCTGACATGAAGTATAGTGACCAGCCCATCACCAGGAACATTTCCGAAGACTTGGCCGACATATACCAGGACATCAAGGACTTTATCTTCGTATTCCAGCTGGGTTTCAACGAGACGATGAACGATTCGCTTGCCATCTGCCAGGAAAACTTCCGCCTCCATTGGGGACAGAAGCTTGTCAACACCCTGCGTGCCCTGCACGAGGTGAAGTATGCGCAAGGCGAGGATGAAGAGGAGGAAACCGCAGACTTTGAATATTAA
- a CDS encoding nucleoside permease, which produces MSIKFRLTAMQFLQFFVWGAWLISLGGYMGGTLHFEGGQIGAIFATMGIASLIMPGLTGIIADKWINAERLYGILHLIGAGALIYASTATTYNHMYWAMLLNMLVYMPTLSLANTVSYNALEKYKMDLIKDFPPIRVWGTVGFICAMWAVDLTGFKASSAQLYVAAISAAMLGLYAFTLPACPPMRSEGKTMLSAFGLDALVLFKRKKMAIFFLFSMLLGAALQITNTYGDLFLGSFASIPEYADSFGVKHSVILLSISQMSETLFILAIPFFLKHFGIKRVMLISMFAWVFRFGLFALGDPGSGLWMLILSMIVYGMAFDFFNVSGSLFTEMEAHPSIRASAQGLFFMMTNGVGAIIGGYASGAVVDAFSVYAEGGGLVSRDWTPVWFIFAGYALVIGLLFGIVFRYKHNPEKIEKN; this is translated from the coding sequence ATGAGCATCAAATTCCGACTCACTGCCATGCAATTCCTGCAATTCTTCGTTTGGGGAGCATGGCTGATTTCATTAGGTGGTTACATGGGCGGTACGTTACATTTTGAAGGCGGACAAATCGGAGCAATCTTTGCAACCATGGGTATAGCCTCACTGATAATGCCCGGACTGACCGGTATCATCGCCGACAAATGGATAAACGCCGAACGCCTTTATGGCATACTCCACCTCATCGGTGCCGGTGCTCTGATTTATGCTTCAACTGCCACCACATACAACCACATGTACTGGGCCATGCTGCTCAACATGCTTGTTTACATGCCTACACTATCTCTGGCCAACACCGTATCCTACAATGCATTGGAAAAATATAAGATGGATTTGATAAAAGACTTCCCTCCCATCCGTGTATGGGGAACGGTAGGCTTTATCTGTGCCATGTGGGCTGTGGACCTTACCGGGTTCAAGGCAAGTTCGGCACAGCTCTATGTGGCAGCCATCTCGGCAGCCATGCTGGGGCTTTACGCCTTCACCCTGCCTGCCTGCCCCCCCATGCGCAGCGAAGGAAAAACGATGCTCTCCGCTTTCGGACTGGACGCACTGGTGCTGTTCAAGCGCAAGAAGATGGCTATCTTCTTCCTATTCTCCATGTTGCTGGGAGCCGCCCTTCAAATAACAAACACCTATGGTGACCTTTTCCTGGGTTCGTTTGCTTCCATACCGGAATATGCAGATTCGTTCGGTGTGAAACACTCCGTCATCCTGCTCTCCATCTCGCAAATGAGTGAGACGTTGTTTATCCTTGCCATCCCCTTCTTCCTAAAACATTTCGGAATCAAGCGTGTTATGTTAATTAGTATGTTTGCATGGGTATTCCGTTTCGGGCTCTTCGCCCTCGGAGACCCGGGAAGCGGACTCTGGATGCTCATTCTCTCAATGATTGTCTACGGTATGGCATTTGACTTTTTCAATGTATCGGGCTCGCTGTTTACAGAAATGGAGGCACATCCCAGTATCCGCGCCAGCGCACAAGGATTGTTCTTTATGATGACGAACGGTGTGGGAGCCATCATCGGAGGCTATGCCAGCGGAGCCGTGGTAGATGCCTTCTCGGTATATGCCGAAGGTGGAGGACTGGTAAGCCGCGACTGGACACCGGTATGGTTTATCTTTGCAGGATATGCCTTAGTCATTGGTCTGTTATTTGGAATAGTATTCCGCTATAAACATAATCCGGAGAAAATAGAGAAAAACTGA